One stretch of Mobula birostris isolate sMobBir1 chromosome 5, sMobBir1.hap1, whole genome shotgun sequence DNA includes these proteins:
- the LOC140197446 gene encoding proline-rich transmembrane protein 1-like has translation MSTEKTGPSDAPVPTSSPPPYSQVIEPQLHALSTTYSVQTQIPAPPVDVRGYMQETAFHSGSPGFTTLLPYGAVGASAYIAAPPPGYAIQLQPYTTLIPVYPIGNPRQPCLPGYLGIAPNGTQSQIRIMNPPRSPHDYLPIAVLTTICCFWPTGIFAIIKALETRTAVSQGDHLSAQISSRQARNYSFISLAVGISTMVLCAILAIVVAIEGKHRDTEWDP, from the exons GTCCTTCAGATGCTCCAGTACCAACATCTTCGCCTCCCCCCTACAGCCAGGTGATCGAGCCACAACTCCATGCCCTGTCCACGACTTACTCCGTGCAGACACAGATACCCGCTCCTCCTGTTGACGTGCGGGGATACATGCAGGAGACAGCATTCCACAGCGGATCCCCAGGGTTCACCACCCTGCTGCCATATGGAGCCGTGGGCGCCTCCGCCTACATTGCAGCACCACCCCCTGGCTATGCCATCCAGCTGCAGCCCTACACAACCCTTATTCCTGTCTATCCCATCGGGAAT CCTCGTCAGCCATGCCTGCCTGGATACCTGGGCATTGCTCCAAATGGCACACAGTCCCAGATCAGAATCATGAACCCCCCGAGATCGCCGCATGACTACCTCCCCATTGCCGTGCTGACCACCATCTGCTGCTTTTGGCCAACGGGGATCTTCGCCATTATCAAAGCGCTGGAG ACTCGGACAGCGGTGTCACAGGGAGACCACCTCTCAGCACAGATCTCCTCCCGCCAGGCTCGTAACTACTCATTCATCAGCCTGGCCGTGGGCATCTCCACCATGGTCCTCTGTGCCATCTTGGCCATCGTCGTGGCGATTGAGGGCAAGCACCGCGACACTGAATGGGACCCCTAG